DNA sequence from the Agromyces aureus genome:
ACCCGCCGATCTGCGCGCTCAGCAGCCCGAGGAAGCGCTCGGGCCTGCGGTTGGCCGAGCGGAGCAGGGCGAGCAGGTCTCCACGCAGTTCGCCCGTGTCGGGAATCGGGAGCCGGTCGTGCGCGCCGCGCCAGGCGAGCGTCGCCTCGAGCAGCTCCTCGCGGCTCGGCCAGCGTCGGTAGAGCACGGGCTTGCTCGTCTGGGCGCGCTTGGCGATCGCGTCGTACGTGAAGTTCGGGTACCCGGTGAGCAGTTGCTCCCACGCGGCCTCGAGGATCGCGGCCTCGAGTTCTTCTCCGCGGCGACGGGTGTTGGGCGGAGTCGGCGATTCAAGATCCACTTGCGTATCTTATCAGGCCGACCTATATTAGATACCAGCGCGTATCTAAAGCGCGATTCGCCAACGGAAGAGATCCACCATGCAACCCATCCAACTCGTCCTGCTGCTCGGCATGGTCGTGTACGCCATCGTGCGCCAGACGCGCATCAGCACCGCAGGCGGGCCGGCGCGCTTCAAGCTCGCGTTCATCTACGCGGGCATCGGCGTCGCGAGCCTCCTGGTGGGCGGGTGGTCGCCGCCCGAGGGGCTCGGATGGCTGTTCCTGCTCGGCGGCATCGTGCTCAGCGCCGTCGTCGGCGTGCTGCGCGGCCGCCTCACCAAGGTCTGGGTCGCCGACGACGGACAGCTCCTGCGGCAGGGCACCTGGCTCACCGTGTCGCTGTTCGTGGCCGTCATCGCGGTGAAGGTCGCCCTCGGCGTGATCGCCGGGTTCGCCGGCATCGCCGACGGCTCCAGCTTCGCCGAGGTGCTCGTCATCGTGGCGATCATGATCGCCGTGCAGGCCGAGATCGTGCACCGTCGCGCACGGCGACTCTCGGCGACCCGCCCGAGCCCGTCCGTCGGGACGGACATGGCGCTCGCGCCGTCAGCGGCCGCGAGGCCCTGACCTGCGGGCCCGGGCGCACTCGACGGTCGGGCGGCGAGCGACGAGCGTTCGGCGGGCGACGAGCAGCAGGCCGGCGGCCAGCAGCAGTGCTGCGGCGACACCGCCGGGCGCCGGATCGACCCCGGTCGCCGGCAGCCCGGACGACGCGCCCGCCGGAGGGCCGGGCGCCCCTGGCGTGCCCGATGCGGGCGGCGGATCCACCGGAGGCTCGACCGGCGGCCCGACCGGCGCCTCGGCCACGACGACGCGCACGCTCGCCCTCGCGAGCGTGCCGTTCGTGTCGAGCACGGTGTACGGCACCACCGGGGTGAGCCCCGAGAATCCAGCGGCGGGGACGAAGGCCACCGCCCCGCTCGTGGCATCGACCGTGAACGTGCCGACCCCGTCGAGCGTCAGGGTGCGACCGTCGGCCGACAGCGCCGCGGGGTCCGATCCGACCGGCAGC
Encoded proteins:
- a CDS encoding TetR/AcrR family transcriptional regulator, whose product is MDLESPTPPNTRRRGEELEAAILEAAWEQLLTGYPNFTYDAIAKRAQTSKPVLYRRWPSREELLEATLAWRGAHDRLPIPDTGELRGDLLALLRSANRRPERFLGLLSAQIGGYYDAAGLTPGSLRDRFIGTGPTALSTVYRRAADRGELDGDRLTPRIAAVPFDLFRMQLFLTLQPLADEELVSIVDEVFLPLVAPRREIA